In Aspergillus luchuensis IFO 4308 DNA, chromosome 1, nearly complete sequence, the following are encoded in one genomic region:
- a CDS encoding uncharacterized protein (COG:S;~EggNog:ENOG410PNQ2;~TransMembrane:3 (i422-443o449-468i480-498o)): MMPFYSSSTRSKKPKKDGTSRASTASVISSNSHSTKGPKLSVEKPKVDSQTQSTISKSTSNGSTARPQAAQNKHDSDRKAPNVFEYLEDNSTTTDDSSDDEYEHHVPSNNAKGAYKNAVRQMYRPAAQGTDARSRTSSILSKSSANSQKTPSSIDIPPSTVTSNTVKSHIPAHKPSLDGAYSGVGAFPDGSNYYEKRSVDLNARPETYYPQNSVSLQRSPLPPSPPRSPEEDLHRPTRRNRRNTKSSSDISGYSLLATRLSSATESQEPRLPPLYRRFENLNHRVLLHLQDEIAQMEEDLRLVDEYEELQRAATAEQEGTKMLPASRRMDAQAQVYSSVHYRREELLSALARKTEQYNNALSAYSRVLQTLPRASTQDINTYRNWMKQTNPVITAETRFLDYTKDLISLTPRMASSSTAKPIFTTIIIASTAILLPLLAFSMISEFSGRLVVVALVGVAASIIASTNSTSADQLVDSRDGWRCATIYFGFMTVAAMFIP; the protein is encoded by the exons ATGATGCCCTTCTACTCCAGCTCTACTCGTTCCAAAAAACCTAAGAAAGATGGGACGAGCAGAGCGTCCACGGCTTCGGTCATTTCTTCAAATTCGCATTCCACCAAAGGCCCAAAACTGTCAGTGGAGAAACCCAAGGTAGACAGCCAAACCCAATCTACTATATCAAAGAGCACCAGCAACGGGTCCACTGCGCGGCCACAAGCAGCTCAGAACAAACACGATTCCGATCGCAAAGCACCCAATGTGTTCGAGTACCTCGAAGATAACTCGACTACAACGGATGATTCGTCTGATGATGAGTACGAGCATCACGTACCCAGCAATAATGCCAAGGGAGCATACAAGAACGCAGTCCGTCAGATGTATCGCCCCGCCGCGCAAGGCACTGATGCCCGCAGCCGTACCTCGTCCATACTGTCCAAGTCCTCGGCGAACTCTCAGAAAACTCCCAGTTCAATTGACATTCCTCCAAGCACCGTTACCTCAAACACCGTGAAGAGCCACATCCCAGCGCATAAACCCTCACTGGATGGGGCATACAGTGGGGTGGGGGCGTTCCCCGACGGCTCGAACTACTATGAGAAACGAAGCGTGGACTTGAATGCAAGACCGGAGACGTATTACCCTCAGAATTCTGTCTCTCTTCAGCGGTCGCCACTTCCCCCATCGCCGCCGCGAAGccctgaagaagatcttcacCGGCCCACACGACGGAACAGGCGCAAcaccaaatcctcctcagaCATCTCCGGATATAGCCTTCTCGCTACCCGGCTGAGCTCGGCCACGGAGAGCCAGGAGCCCCGTCTCCCACCTCTGTATCGCCGGTTCGAGAACCTCAACCATCGCGTactgcttcatcttcaggACGAGATTGCACAAATGGAGGAAGACCTGCGTCTAGTGGATGAGTACGAGGAATTACAACGGGCCGCAACGGCCGAGCAAGAGGGCACGAAAATGCTCCCTGCCTCCCGGCGTATGGATGCCCAAGCACAGGTATACTCCTCCGTTCACTACCGACGTGAGGAGCTCCTCAGCGCGCTAGCTCGAAAGACCGAGCAATACA ACAATGCCCTTAGCGCATATAGTAGGGTCCTTCAAACACTCCCCCGCGCCTCTACGCAGGATATCAACACGTATCGGAACTGGATGAAGCAAACCAACCCCGTCATCACCGCTGAGACACGGTTCCTCGATTACACCAAAGACCTGATCTCTCTAACTCCACGCATGGCTTCTAGCTCGACCGCAAAGCCTATCtttaccaccatcatcattgccTCTACTGCCATTCTCCTACCACTGCTCGCATTCAGCATGATCTCCGAGTTCTCCGGTCGTCTCGTCGTAGTCGCACTCGTAGGAGTCGCTGCGTCAATCATCGcctccaccaactccaccagCGCAGACCAGCTCGTTGACTCTCGGGACGGCTGGCGATGCGCAACCAT ATACTTCGGCTTCATGACCGTCGCCGCAATGTTCATCCCCTAA
- a CDS encoding uncharacterized protein (COG:S;~EggNog:ENOG410PH22), with protein sequence MSADEGGGTAPMPVTNGDQSQNTPDPSVLATPGKRKRVASHDEKAAQDAGASATQSQEKAKLQETLRNLVDILSKSDADLHLLSCPLPSSPAKPRSKRAKVSGDKDESSSIQARVASDRYSSLSEFLSDIEKASAAVIERNKAQATPASADGSPLTETVNRIAAFKKLLNSLVRQAHVSQANIKTEASEEDGEAPAKSTPTHVETRNDSLVLTLFGNPANPKQLYSSLQKTVKVPLPSDDANADKFVEVQAPLREIGLPNGISTTKVQPFEAETAVKEHKRTFGDVFAPRATLPQLEAPRKSRTSTRNATNGWIDPFEAITDYKAFLGDRNNYCLAPLPSGHWLQYGGVTSSPSVWSRRQKQHSSQQAGEDVPTDDPALSIDEDAALLQGVYSSFAPSFDSSGAVEQADSKNLVWWSKRGARRLNTLLSLPYVEDEQKDSTSVQPGSIGDLDESTLEEMVKTFNPDDFADNIVHTDKSTEKDTQEREMDDVLRDVSDLLETLSSYQKIRSLETTASSGQGTEPKETTPDVTGADTPSSAEQTVYETLKSSLAALVATLPPYAVAKLDGDQLAELNISQTILIENPEYQGTMEKDDYALQQERAAALAATSGANRTSTPSRSGSFQAQFNQRSFTANARTQPQTFQSPQPYYGARQSSTPAPYTPGHPQQFAGARPPSTPQQRPGYFPGYAQQPTPQYNQYQRPGQNGYHPYPGQQGPPAAGQGSPQPYTPRPGQPAPYNAPYTAGRSASPQKPPSYATPRGSFGPPGSANPQQRFVPQQQQPGQQPPPYGNYPSNQAPPPSGGYSNSAAAMTYARSAAEQAIMMERNKVQLAAAAQNRPSSATPQPSGEASQERSATPGSKQNGTPAP encoded by the exons ATGAGTGCAGACGAAGGCGGAGGGACGGCCCCGATGCCGGTCACAAATGGCGACCAGTCGCAAAATACGCCCGATCCATCTGTCCTGGCGACTCCAGGCAAGCGAAAGCGTGTCGCGAGTCACGACGAGAAGGCCGCCCAAGACGCTGGCGCTTCTGCGACGCAATCGCAGGAAAAGGCAAAATTACAGGAGACGCTTCGCAATCTGGTGGACATTTTAAGCAA GAGTGATGCCGATTTGCATCTTCTATCCTGCCCATTACCGTCGTCGCCGGCAAAACCACGTTCGAAACGCGCAAAGGTGTCCGGTGATAAAGACGAGAGTTCGAGCATTCAAGCACGGGTGGCGTCAGACCGATACAGCAGTTTGTCGGAGTTTTTGAGCGATATTGAGAAGGCGTCGGCGGCAGTGATAGAGCGGAACAAAGCTCAGGCAACGCCTGCTTCAGCTGACGGGTCGCCTCTGACAGAGACTGTCAACCGCATCGCGGCGTTCAAGAAACTCCTGAATAGCCTTGTTCGCCAGGCACATGTGAGCCAGGCCAACATCAAGACTGAAGCgtcggaagaagacggagaagccCCGGCGAAGTCTACTCCGACTCATGTTGAGACCCGTAATGACAGCCTTGTGTTGACATTGTTTGGGAACCCCGCAAATCCAAAACAACTCTACTCAAGCTTGCAGAAGACTGTCAAGGTTCCACTACCTTCGGATGACGCTAATGCAGACAAATTTGTGGAGGTGCAAGCGCCCTTGCGCGAAATCGGTTTGCCCAACGGGATCTCCACCACAAAGGTGCAGCCATTTGAAGCAGAGACTGCCGTCAAAGAACATAAGAGAACTTTCGGCGATGTGTTCGCGCCTCGTGCAACACTGCCCCAGTTAGAGGCGCCTCGCAAATCCAGAACTTCTACGCGCAATGCTACCAACGGCTGGATCGATCCTTTCGAAGCCATCACCGACTACAAGGCCTTCCTCGGGGATCGCAATAATTACTGCCTTGCACCTCTCCCTTCTGGACATTGGCTTCAGTATGGTGGGGTcacttcctctccgtctGTCTGGAGCCGTCGGCAGAAACAGCATTCTTCTCAACAAGCGGGTGAGGACGTTCCAACCGATGACCCTGCTCTGAGCATCGACGAGGATGCTGCCCTCTTGCAAGGAGTGTACTCCTCTTTTGCTCCTTCGTTCGATAGCTCTGGAGCTGTGGAACAAGCCGACTCAAAAAATTTGGTATGGTGGAGCAAACGTGGAGCAAGGCGTTTGAACACACTTCTCTCGTTGCCGTACGTGGAAGATGAACAGAAAGATTCCACATCAGTCCAGCCCGGAAGTATCGGCGATCTTGACGAGTCCACTCTCGAAGAGATGGTGAAAACGTTCAACCCCGACGATTTTGCGGACAACATCGTGCATACAGATAAATCCACGGAAAAGGACACTCAGGAGCGAGAAATGGACGACGTATTGCGCGATGTCTCTGATCTGCTAGAGACCCTCAGCTCCTACCAAAAGATTCGGAGTTTGGAGACTACGGCTTCTAGCGGTCAAGGAACTGAGCCTAAGGAAACAACGCCCGATGTCACAGGAGCAGACACTCCGTCGTCGGCAGAGCAGACTGTGTATGAGACGCTCAAGTCAAGTCTAGCAGCTCTTGTCGCAACTCTGCCACCTTACGCTGTTGCCAAGTTGGACGGTGACCAGCTGGCCGAGCTGAACATTAGCCAAACGATCCTGATCGAGAATCCTGAGTATCAGGGCACAATGGAGAAGGACGACTATGCTTTGCAGCAGGAGCGTGCCGCTGCCCTGGCTGCCACCAGTGGTGCAAATAGAACTTCAACTCCTTCACGTTCCGGTAGCTTCCAGGCGCAGTTCAACCAACGATCATTCACGGCCAACGCGCGAACGCAGCCTCAGACTTTCCAATCGCCACAACCTTACTATGGGGCAAGGCAGAGCTCCACGCCAGCGCCATACACTCCTGGTCATCCCCAGCAATTCGCTGGAGCCCGCCCTCCGTCAACGCCGCAGCAGCGACCGGGCTACTTCCCTGGATACGCGCAGCAGCCCACCCCGCAGTACAATCAGTACCAACGTCCTGGCCAAAACGGCTACCACCCTTACCCGGGACAACAGGGCCCTCCCGCCGCGGGTCAGGGATCTCCACAGCCCTACACACCGCGTCCCGGACAACCTGCGCCCTATAACGCGCCCTATACAGCCGGACGTAGCGCATCCCCACAGAAACCTCCCTCTTACGCTACCCCCCGAGGCTCCTTCGGTCCTCCAGGCTCAGCCAACCCACAACAACGGTTTGTgccgcaacaacaacaaccaggCCAGCAGCCCCCTCCATACGGAAACTACCCCTCTAACCAAGCCCCACCGCCATCGGGAGGTTACTCCAACTCAGCTGCGGCCATGACCTATGCCCGGAGCGCTGCCGAGCAAGCCAttatgatggagaggaacaAAGTGCAattagcagcagcagctcaaaaCCGACCCAGTTCAGCGACACCACAGCCATCAGGCGAAGCCTCCCAAGAACGAAGTGCAACGCCAGGAAGCAAGCAGAACGGCACGCCTGCACCATGA
- a CDS encoding uncharacterized protein (COG:S;~EggNog:ENOG410PK1G), with translation MSSVLSHASSRSRVSSLRAAHLSNSRIWRKGFPYYNVLQFTTAPTTKLCHGGLQTRSFRILSVLGGPDHLRSGYVQNQQLATEHSDTKGDGNPGGNWFKLRLRTPLSQSYNVSNASPDFPGLRVVDVREPGGELSNKSVPQKDGRDGDIDTYQETEIGKESRAFGEGECREESGSHLDSTDGHSKPLRLTRHTEPLSEEQGKDKHLRLEKKLHNTRKRAKRTESPLEPTPTEYLIDTLQKVHQSHGAGSCSWVYTTKNTGIMASLTQKQRDKFKRHHRLSLQRIVADYIELVDPLSDQATSGMDSDSLSETEALQSVFSEDNLNYLAARQYSAADVVAWAWVLKSSTPYEAILRVLLLEADRSSSPDWSIKMVPPFIPLLLLRQSLDAKAFRLLLVYSLHLLSGRALPTPSMAMEAMADDLELEQQGVIGKPLIEPNMCVTYVVRLLHHARELWPQAQLTIARAFAFYLDSLESEGKGWTVATERINQFMADKFNTVLRILSLPCRHNPFTSASLQQQAQFELLRAMARHQPALPVTRRGYQGIVAVQIAHKKTLAERQSAELKAPSWPPWKEDKIGFDVKRGVEGMKSRAMRVLSQMKEAGYSHSRWEEVSSILAGWDTDKSPTIQTRSLVPRPETVSGPSGDPKHHAIWVARIRATRTVREAWACFLSYRDQGLPPRGAIYAAMAEKLIFRQKRARHHLHQSSQALPGDGKEVFAEPPSVRDWIYVSTEPPTLDDLLREMLSQSIRPRGRFLALLLRNAPTFGSGLDYLRCSDLTKEQLEDLCTVSGQRWGEQAQENKTLNNFPDYLISSFVAFLCNFSTVGHHSMAHSESSVGDMFPILLGRHSTNPSYSTTLFAYSEELKTREDLRHPKILAHALSLLRAQQSRSPQAWIPVMSALARDRVGSTSHRLGRHARLVLSWYEVLELTAWMDKRQIELSLEAFQILCYSFARVVVAGIKDPDAVEEGLVIVSELARRGRLTGMNHVSTRFEDMVQSGLNILKSRFDELVLLDPKTSSLFERSRSSIQDATASQVTVPSLVHVPSPAVLHSFVRALGLAEDTDGLLSLLRWMRQYETALKEKYDENLNGERMMRRIIVAVRMFLEGYWGRSPQAFREWEPSMEQTHDVHMHNDSEADSATFSDASLQEAYDIITTSQVWGSWPSDEEVLDYIAHGEQGSREAGDRYRHAVH, from the exons ATGTCATCGGTCTTAAGTCATGCGTCGAGCCGCTCGAGGGTTTCCTCTCTGAGAGCGGCGCATTTGTCCAACAGCCGTATTTGGCGGAAG GGATTTCCCTATTATAACGTTCTCCAATTCACAACGGCTCCGACGACGAAACTCTGTCATGGCGGTCTCCAAACTCGATCGTTTCGGATCTTAAGCGTACTCGGGGGCCCGGACCATCTCCGGTCTGGATATGTACAAAATCAACAATTGGCGACGGAACATTCAGACACTAAAGGCGATGGTAATCCCGGTGGCAACTGGTTCAAGTTACGTCTCCGAACCCCGTTAAGTCAGTCCTACAATGTTTCCAATGCGAGCCCGGACTTCCCCGGCTTGAGAGTTGTAGACGTCAGAGAGCCAGGGGGAGAATTGAGCAATAAATCTGTACCTCAAAAAGATGGCAGAGATGGTGATATAGATACCTATCAGGAAACCGAGATTGGGAAGGAAAGCAGGGCttttggagaaggtgaatGCCGAGAGGAGAGCGGGAGCCATCTCGACAGCACAGACGGCCATTCCAAGCCTCTACGCCTGACTAGACATACAGAACCATTGTCGGAGGAACAAGGAAAAGATAAACACTTACggctggagaagaaactGCACAACACACGCAAGCGAGCCAAGCGAACCGAATCTCCCCTTGAGCCAACTCCTACGGAGTACCTTATCGATACCTTGCAAAAAGTGCATCAATCTCATGGCGCCggaagctgcagctgggTCTATACTACCAAGAACACTGGAATCATGGCTTCCTTAACGCAAAAGCAACGGGACAAGTTCAAACGCCACCACCGGCTTTCATTACAGAGAATTGTTGCCGATTACATAGAGCTGGTGGATCCCCTTTCGGATCAAGCAACCTCGGGCATGGATTCTGATTCACTATCGGAGACGGAAGCGCTGCAATCAGTTTTCAGCGAAGATAACCTCAACTATCTCGCAGCTCGACAATACTCTGCCGCTGATGTAGTGGCATGGGCATGGGTTCTCAAGAGTAGCACGCCTTACGAAGCCATCCTTCGAGTCTTACTCTTAGAAGCGGATCGAAGCTCAAGCCCAGATTGGTCCATCAAGATGGTGCCACCTttcattcccctccttctcctgcgtCAAAGTCTAGACGCCAAGGCTTTCCGACTGCTCTTGGTCTATTCCCTGCACCTTCTAAGCGGACGGGCTCTTCCGACCCCCAGCATGGCGATGGAAGCGATGGCCGACGATTTAGAGCTTGAGCAACAGGGTGTGATTGGAAAGCCACTGATAGAACCCAACATGTGCGTGACTTATGTTGTTCGGTTACTACATCACGCTCGCGAGCTATGGCCACAAGCTCAGCTTACTATTGCTCGCGCCTTTGCGTTTTATCTTGATAGTCTCGAGAGTGAAGGCAAAGGTTGGACGGTCGCGACAGAACGGATCAATCAGTTTATGGCTGACAAGTTCAATACCGTGCTCCGGATACTTTCCTTGCCCTGCAGACACAATCCGTTTACGTCCGCTTCCCTGCAGCAACAAGCGCAATTTGAGCTTCTTCGAGCCATGGCGCGACATCAGCCTGCTTTGCCGGTGACACGTCGTGGATACCAGGGTATTGTCGCGGTTCAAATCGCTCATAAGAAGACACTAGCAGAACGCCAATCTGCGGAGCTCAAAGCTCCGTCGTGGCCCCCTTGGAAAGAAGACAAGATAGGGTTCGACGTCAAGCGGGGTGTTGAAGGTATGAAAAGCCGCGCAATGCGTGTACTGTCACAAATGAAAGAGGCAGGTTATTCGCATTCTCGCTGGGAAGAGGTCTCTAGTATCCTAGCAGGCTGGGACACAGACAAAAGCCCAACAATTCAAACGAGATCATTAGTACCTCGTCCGGAGACTGTATCAGGGCCCTCCGGGGATCCCAAGCACCACGCCATTTGGGTAGCTCGAATCCGGGCTACGAGGACGGTGCGGGAAGCCTGGGCATGCTTCCTCTCCTACCGCGACCAAGGACTGCCTCCGCGTGGTGCTATTTACGCCGCGATGGCTGAGAAATTGATCTTCCGACAAAAGAGAGCTCGACATCACCTTCATCAAAGCAGCCAAGCACTACCAGGTGACGGAAAAGAGGTCTTCGCGGAGCCGCCATCTGTCCGAGATTGGATCTATGTCTCTACGGAACCACCCACATTagatgatcttcttcgtgAAATGCTCTCGCAGAGTATCCGGCCCCGGGGAAGATTCCTAGCTTTGCTTCTGCGCAATGCACCAACCTTCGGATCGGGGTTGGACTACCTTCGTTGCAGTGACTTGACAAAGGAGCAATTAGAGGATTTGTGTACCGTGTCAGGTCAAAGATGGGGCGAACAAGCCCAGGAGAACAAGACATTGAACAATTTTCCTGACTacctcatctcatccttcgTCGCATTCCTGTGCAATTTCTCCACCGTTGGGCATCATAGCATGGCGCACTCTGAAAGTTCTGTGGGCGATATGTTTCCGATACTCCTGGGCCGTCATTCAACGAACCCTTCGTACTCGACTACGCTTTTTGCATACTCCGAAGAGTTGAAGACACGCGAGGATCTTCGTCACCCAAAAATCCTGGCGCATGCACTTAGTCTCCTCCGGGCGCAGCAGTCGCGTTCTCCTCAGGCGTGGATTCCAGTCATGTCTGCCCTGGCCCGAGACCGCGTTGGTTCAACATCTCATAGACTGGGACGGCACGCACGGTTGGTATTATCCTGGTACGAAGTCTTGGAGCTCACAGCGTGGATGGATAAGCGTCAAATCGAGCTTAGCTTGGAAGCGTTCCAGATCCTCTGCTACAGCTTTGCGCGGGTCGTGGTGGCGGGAATCAAGGATCCCGACGCGGTGGAGGAAGGGCTTGTAATCGTGAGTGAACTCGCACGGCGGGGGCGACTGACCGGCATGAATCATGTTTCGACACGCTTTGAGGATATGGTGCAGAGTGGgctcaacatcctcaaatCCCGGTTCGATGAGCTGGTTCTTCTTGACCCCAAGACGTCTTCTCTCTTCGAGCGAAGTAGATCTTCAATACAGGATGCCACGGCTTCTCAAGTGACCGTGCCATCCTTGGTTCACGTCCCCTCACCCGCAGTTCTTCACTCTTTTGTGCGGGCGCTGGGCTTAGCCGAGGACACTGACGGCCTGCTGAGTCTACTTCGCTGGATGCGGCAGTACGAGACTGCACTGAAGGAGAAATATGACGAGAACCTGAATGGCGAGAGGATGATGCGGCGGATCATCGTCGCCGTCCGCATGTTTCTGGAGGGATACTGGGGAAGGTCACCCCAGGCGTTCCGGGAGTGGGAGCCGTCCATGGAGCAGACACATGATGTGCACATGCACAACGACTCTGAAGCTGACTCCGCGACATTCTCCGACGCCAGCCTGCAGGAGGCATATGATATCATCACTACTTCGCAAGTCTGGGGATCATGGCcgagtgatgaggaggtttTGGATTATATAGCTCACGGGGAGCAAGGATCTCGCGAGGCGGGCGATCGATATAGGCATGCTGTACATTAA